AGGCCGGGTCGAACCGGGCGTCGAGGTACTGGCGCTCAAGCTGTGGGCGTGCCTCATCGAAGGGCTTAGGCATGGGTTTTCTCCGCGATCTCATCCATCTTGTGGTCGAAGGCCTCATCCACGACCTGGAACTCCGGGTGGTCATAGTAGAACTGGATCGTGCGCTGGATCCCTTCGGCAAAGTGGGTGGTGCAGACGAACTCCGGGACCGCCGCCCGGATCTTGCTGCTGTCATACACCCCGTTGCGCGAGAAGGAGATGAGCTTCTCGCCGAAGTCCCCGCCCAGCTCGAACCCCAGATCATGCGCTGGAACATAGCACAGGTTCGGCGGGCGGCCCAGCGCGTCGCCCACCATCTGGGCGACACGGTTCCAAGTGTAGCACTCATCGGAGGTAATGTGGTAGGCCTCTCCGCACGCCGCCGGGTTGCCGCACAGGCCGACGAAGGCCTTGGCGAAGTCCTCGGTGTGGGTCACGGTGCACAGCGCGGTGCCGTCATCGTGCATCAACAGGGGCCGGCCCTGCAAGATGCGCCGGGCAATGGTCCAGGAGTACTGCTGGTGGTTCGGCCCCACGGGGTGCAGGATGCGGAGCCTGTTGTAGGTGAAGGCCGGGCGGACGATGGTGTAGTCCAGGCCGGTGGCCTCGTGCTCGGCCTGCAACCGGCGCTCGCACAGGATCTTGTTGCGCCCGTATGACCACAGCGTGTTGCCGACCATCGTGTGTGCTTCGGTGATGATCTCGCGGTCGGTGCGAGTGCGGTAGACGGCGCCCGAGGAGACGAAGATGTACTGGCCGCAGCGCCCGCGGAAGACCTCCAGATTGCGTTCCAGGGCGTCCACGCCATAGGTCAGGAAGTCCGCCACCACGTCGAAGGTCAGATCCCCGATCTGGGCGCGGACCTCGTCGGGCTTGCCGATGTCGGCCTGCAGGCAGTGCGTCGCGGCAGGGACGAACTGCGGGCGGCTGCCCCGGTTCAGCACGTACAGCTCAAGGTCGCTGCGCTGCGCCGCCAGCGCGGCGATGTCGCCGCTAAGGCACCCGGTGCCGCCCAACAGCAGGACTCTCATGATGGTTCCTCCCACAGCACCGGTTCCACGCGGCCGCTCGCCAGCGAGCGGAAGACGGCGTCGGTGATGACTTCCGTCTTGACGGCGCTCTCGAGCACGCACACCGGCGGGCGCCCCGTCAGCAGGGCCTGCACGTAGTCTTCGATCATCGGCAGGTGCCAGTTCTCGTCCGTATGGGCGGGGAACTCCTGCGTCCCGGCGCCGGCGAGCTTGACGACCGGCCCATTGCCATGCGGGGGCCAGGCCGGCCAGTAGATGCGCCCCTGTGTGCCGAACAGCTCGAACTCATGCCGCGTGCCCGGCGATGTGCAGTTGAAGAGGATCGTGAACATCGCGCCGCCGGGGAACTTCAGGACGACGGTGGCGATCTCCTCCACGTCGTTCATCACTTCGGGGTGCAGAATGCTGCCCTGCGCCACGACCTCCGACGGCATCCCCAGGAAGTTGTGGGCGATGTCAATCAGATAATAGCCCAGCTCCTTGATGCGGCTGAGGCCCGACGCCTGGCAGACATGGGCCTTCGCCGGGTTGTAGAACGGGGTGGAGTAGATGGCCCAGCCACCGGTCAGCTCCCCGATCTCGCCCCGGGCCAGCAGCGCCTCGGTCAGCTTCACCTGCTCGGACAGGCGGCGGTAGTTGGAGCAACTGGTCACGCGGTCCGAGCGCCGAGCCGCCGCCAGCAGGCGCAGACATTCCGCCCCGTTGAGCCCCAGCGGCTTCTCGCACAGCAGGTGCTTGCCCGCCGCGAGCACGGCCAGACTCAGCTCAATGTGCGTGGTCTGCGGGGTCGCGATGTACACGGCCTCGGCCGCGCACTCGGCCAGGGCGACGGCGGGATCGGTGTAGACCGTCGCGACGCCGAGCTGCGCGGCCACGGCGGCGGCGCGCTCCGGGCTCAGGTCGCACACCGCGACGAGTTCGGAGTTCTCAGTCTTCACCAGGGCGGGGCCGACCCGCCGGCTGGCGATGTCACCGGCCCCGATGAGAAGCCATGTCACCTTGTCCATTGCCTCGCTACCGCTCCCGCTGCCGAAAGGTTGAGCCTCGGCGCGCCTCAGGGGCGCACCTCCAGCCTGACTGCGCCGACGTACATCGTCGTCTTGCTGCTGTTCGGGCCGAACTCCACGG
Above is a window of bacterium DNA encoding:
- a CDS encoding NAD-dependent epimerase/dehydratase family protein, encoding MRVLLLGGTGCLSGDIAALAAQRSDLELYVLNRGSRPQFVPAATHCLQADIGKPDEVRAQIGDLTFDVVADFLTYGVDALERNLEVFRGRCGQYIFVSSGAVYRTRTDREIITEAHTMVGNTLWSYGRNKILCERRLQAEHEATGLDYTIVRPAFTYNRLRILHPVGPNHQQYSWTIARRILQGRPLLMHDDGTALCTVTHTEDFAKAFVGLCGNPAACGEAYHITSDECYTWNRVAQMVGDALGRPPNLCYVPAHDLGFELGGDFGEKLISFSRNGVYDSSKIRAAVPEFVCTTHFAEGIQRTIQFYYDHPEFQVVDEAFDHKMDEIAEKTHA
- a CDS encoding Gfo/Idh/MocA family oxidoreductase, with the translated sequence MDKVTWLLIGAGDIASRRVGPALVKTENSELVAVCDLSPERAAAVAAQLGVATVYTDPAVALAECAAEAVYIATPQTTHIELSLAVLAAGKHLLCEKPLGLNGAECLRLLAAARRSDRVTSCSNYRRLSEQVKLTEALLARGEIGELTGGWAIYSTPFYNPAKAHVCQASGLSRIKELGYYLIDIAHNFLGMPSEVVAQGSILHPEVMNDVEEIATVVLKFPGGAMFTILFNCTSPGTRHEFELFGTQGRIYWPAWPPHGNGPVVKLAGAGTQEFPAHTDENWHLPMIEDYVQALLTGRPPVCVLESAVKTEVITDAVFRSLASGRVEPVLWEEPS